A region of uncultured Carboxylicivirga sp. DNA encodes the following proteins:
- a CDS encoding DUF58 domain-containing protein gives MEATDIIKKVRQIEIKTRGLSSNIFAGEYHSAFKGRGMTFSEVREYQYGDDIRNIDWNVTARFNHPYIKVFEEERELTVLLMIDVSGSREFGTSFKFKKNVITEIAAVLAFSAIQNNDKIGVIFFSDRIEKFIPPKKGRKHILHIIRELISFTPEHRQTNISEALKYLTNAIKKRCTAFVISDFIDDHFEDALKIANQKHDVVALKVYDKRETEIPSIGLIKLKDAESGKYHWADTSNRAVREAYSKWWRDTDASTKTLFSKCGVDNVSVSTDEDYVKALIALFKKRI, from the coding sequence GGATATCATAAAAAAAGTTCGTCAGATCGAGATAAAGACGCGTGGTTTATCCAGCAATATATTTGCAGGTGAGTACCATTCTGCTTTTAAAGGTCGTGGTATGACTTTTAGTGAGGTACGAGAGTATCAGTATGGAGATGACATCAGAAATATTGACTGGAACGTTACTGCCCGCTTCAATCATCCATATATCAAGGTTTTTGAAGAAGAAAGGGAATTAACGGTTCTATTGATGATTGATGTTTCAGGTTCGCGTGAGTTTGGTACTTCTTTCAAATTCAAAAAGAATGTGATAACTGAAATTGCTGCTGTTTTAGCATTTTCGGCTATTCAGAATAACGATAAAATTGGTGTGATCTTTTTCAGCGACAGAATTGAAAAATTTATTCCTCCTAAGAAAGGTCGTAAGCACATTTTGCACATTATACGCGAACTGATTTCGTTTACTCCTGAACATCGTCAGACCAATATCTCAGAGGCATTAAAATACCTGACCAACGCCATCAAAAAACGTTGTACCGCTTTTGTTATCTCCGATTTTATTGACGATCATTTTGAAGATGCACTTAAAATTGCCAACCAAAAGCACGATGTGGTAGCCTTAAAGGTTTATGATAAGCGTGAAACAGAGATTCCTTCTATCGGTTTAATTAAACTGAAAGATGCAGAATCAGGTAAGTATCATTGGGCTGACACATCAAACAGAGCAGTTAGAGAAGCCTATTCGAAATGGTGGCGCGATACTGATGCATCAACGAAAACATTATTCAGTAAATGTGGAGTAGACAATGTATCGGTAAGTACTGACGAAGACTATGTTAAAGCACTGATTGCTTTATTTAAAAAGAGAATATAA